Below is a genomic region from Trichoderma asperellum chromosome 2, complete sequence.
GTTCTGCTCATACATTCCCTTTTCTTCGCGTATACATATTGACATGTAGTGAAATAGCTGTCGAAGCTGTGATGACAGCGTCATCACTCTCTCCACTGCGCTCCATTCAACATAAAGATGCCTATGGAAACGTAATTGGTACGTGTTTCTCGAATAGATGCCAATGGCAGCTGTTGCTTACACTCTGCTCTCTTTAGCCGATCCTGATTTGTCCAACCCTACTCGCAACCGCTGGGAGCGCCCTCTTGATACCATCCGAAGCTTTGAAGCGGCGATTGAAGGCGATTATGCGCGACGGTCCATGTATCGTTCAGGTAAGATTAATTTCTGACAAGCTTTTGTATCTACAAGCATATGAGAGCTAAcatttttttgcctcttttcaGACACGGACCCTTCAGCAAACTTTAGCCGTCGAAACAGCTACTATAGACGTAAGTTGGGCGCAGGAGttgttatttaattttttttttttttttcattggTTGTTCTAACACCCTGCTTCGTGATATTAGCAAACCAACCACGATTTCCTCAAGATAGCTACTATGGCAGTCGTGCGGCCTCTTTCCGAGAAGGTAGCCAGTATGAAGCGCCCGGTCTAGCTTCAGGGAGGAACAGCTATTATGACAATCAAAACTACAACAATAACAATGGAGGTTACTACACCACGAGCGCAGGTCCTAGCGGCTACAACAGAAACCAGGGGGGTTATGGACGACCATCGCGCGAGCGCGCACCAAAGATGCCCTCCGACTCCCATCTTCGATCCTACGGTCGAGAGCAAAACGTCTATCCCTTGCCTCATAAGGATCGCTCATACGAGACAGTGACATCCGCAGCTGCCAGCGGCAATTCCGACCCTGCAGGCTATCAGACCGACCCTACTAGCAGCGATAACAGCTCGATTCATCGGACCTCTCCAGCTAAGCGCGTTAACGAGCGTGTAAACGAGCGTGTAAACGACTATGGTATCGCATTCAGCCAGTCCCAGTCTTACAAGGCTCCGGCTCTGACGGTGAACTTGACGCCTCCTTCAAACGGCAATAACCTACCAACACCTCCAAACGCGAGCTACCAAAATCCCCTCCCAACCATACCAAGAAAGCAGGTGTCAACGCTTAAGAGGCAAGTTTCTACGACACCGTCGGGAGGAGAAAAGCGAAAGAGCTGGTTTGCCCGCCGTTTCAGCAAAAATTCTTAAAGTCTTCTGGAAAGAAAAGTCAATACCCCGTTTCAACATTCCTTCGCACTTTCCTTTGTACATTTTCCTTGGCCTGACTCTCTCTACTAccttctctccttttgcGCATGGGAAAAGCTTCATGCTTCATTACGTTGTTTCACGattggtttattttttattttccggCGGGGGGATTGCATTGATTTCAATGAGAGTGTTGCTTATAGTCACGCCCTTACTAAGGAGCTCGGGGGAGACGTATACGGGTGGGGGCGGAtgtcattatttttttttcttttcctttgcttgTTCGTTTTCTTATGATCCGTTGGGAAACTTGTTTGTTTGAAGCTCTATATTAGGAGCGCTTAGCACATGACATTGTGGAAAGGGATGGGTACATACTCGGATAAGCTTTGTATGTGGCGTTTGTGGTGTTTATAAATCCCTGCCGTTGGCTCTGGCGGAGAATAATAATCTGCTTTAGATCCGGACAAGAGCACGGATCTGTTCATGGCAATGATGTTGAGTCATTTCATCCACTATCAACTAAGCTCATTGTGGCATATAGACGTGGTCGCCTGGAAGAGAGATTACAAACACTAGCCTGTGGGTGATGACAGGCTTTTATAAACATAATGAATAGGCGATGTTTTATCTTTCCTGCTTACTTCTATTGcatcccttctttttttttcccctcgtTCCTGTCTAGTTTGGAAacaagctgcttcttctgcatctTACCTTGAAAAATGTGATATTAATACAATTATGGCAACATTGCTATTTACTGTGTCTTTTTGCTTTCAGGCTTGGACTCCGTTTGATCCTCCTTCATGGCTACAATTATGTATGAAATGAGCACTACATTAGCCAGCACAGCAGCCAGTCCCCCGGCCAGCGATGAATTTCCTACAAAGAATTTAGCTAGGTCAGGCCAGTTTGCATCCATAGATGGCATATGTGGGCAGGATCTTACCGTTGAAGACTGTGTGGACTGTCGCAAAGTATGAGCCGATAGGGACGATAATCATGGCAGCTGAGAAGCCGAGGAGCTTGAAAATGACATCTCTAGCGAGAGTGGTCAGAAATTTTGCGTTTAATTGATTGTCACAACCTAATAGATATAGAGGGATGGAGAGAGCCTGTAAGAGTAAGAGAGGGAGCTCACTTTGGGACGGCAGGGCTGATGTTGGACTTTTCCTCGGCGGTGTCATCCTTTTCCAGGATTGTCTTTTCAGAGCTGACAATGCGGCGAGTGGCCATTGTTAAGGATGTCGAGACAAGGGATGATGGCTGAAGGTTGTGGGTTGATGGTCGAGGCGGGATGAGAACAAGAATGAGTTTAGTGCTAGATGAGATGAGCTTGATGGAGCTCTCGCCACAAGAGGGTCCCAGCTACGGACACTACTGTGAAATGAAATGGGGGCGAGGCCAATTCGTGCTCTTGTGTGTGCTTGAACTATTCCGGGATCTTGTTCGTCTTATgccttgtctttgtctttatTGTTCTTTGTTGTTCCCTTTGTCCAGAGCTTCGAATCTGTCGTCACTGCTTTTACCTAAAAGAGGCGATGTTGTCCTCCAAGCGTCGTCCGTCTTTCAGCCACCCCCAGATCGAGCATAAAGTGGTCATGTGACTTCGCGACTTGGTGTTCTTACTACGGCGCGTCTCCAGATCGTCACGAAAATTATTTCAAAGTGAAAAAAGTGCCACAATTTTATGGCTGCGGCTCCCCCAGCACCCGCTGCGGATTAACCTCTTTTTCTAATTTTCTGGGACAGGATCTCTCTATCTACGTCACTTGAGATCTAGATATTCGGCAAGCGGGTACCcctgagattttttttactttatttctttttttttttttttttttttttttggatttaGACTTTAGACTCTTTGTTTCTCATTTCCGTCTCACTTTCATTTCGGCTTTGCATTAGATCGCCAGCGGGAAGACAAGAGTTTTCTCTCACTTTTCGAACAAAGAGCTGTCACTTTCTTTCCTCACTAATTTGCTCGTCTGCTTTCATAAAGCACCCCCGCTCCGCACCTCGTTTCCCTGACGATTctattctcctcttctctctctctctgtcatGGCGCGCAGTTCAtctccgctgccgccgctttCACAATTGGGCATTGTGCCGCGAACGCCTTCTCTCAGACAGGGACGACCACAGGACGACATGGACGAGCTTGCAGGAGACACAATACCGTGCTCGCCATCAGTCTTCCTGAAGGATGGCGATACCACCCAACCGACACAGGTGCTTAGTCGGCCTGGACTCGCGATGGTCAGATCTTCGTCCCCAGCAGCGAGCGTGATCGAAGTCCCCGCCTCGTCACCGTTCCAGCCGAAACTGCAGCAGACGCGATTGGGCTCCCGCCTGGCACCGGCCGGTACGGTCTTTCGCCCACCTCCCCAGACGCAAGCCGCTCCCGCGAGGAGACCGACTCCGGAACCGATCAGTCTCATTtccgacgatgaagacgacattACCCCTCCGCGAGGAAATATCCGTCCGACTACGTTTAAAACCCAGATAGCCGCTTTTGCATACAAGCCGATCGACGACCAAGAGATGACGAGGAAGCTGCGGCAGATATTCGATGTGTTTGGCGACAGATTCCCGTCGCACAAAGTTAGAGAAGCCCTGAGGAGTTGTGGAAACGACCTGGACGATGCGATCGCGTGGCTAGAACGCAATGTGCCGCGCTCGGCTCAAACCCGAATTTCGCAATCCGCCCCAAAACCCGCAAACGCAAAAACTGCAAAACCGACAAAGTCTACAAAGCCAACACCGTCTGGCACGCGGCGCCTAGTATCCAAGGGGCAAATGCTTTCTCTGTCCAAGCCCCCGTCGCGCTCCCCCTCGCCTTCTGTCGCTTCAGTCGCCTCACTCCCGTCAAGCCCTCCCAGGCCACAGCCTCCGCCACCGAGACGCCGGCTCGTGAATGGCCTCAAGAGACGAGCATCAACGACACCAGAACCTGAGCCAGAAATAGAAGAAGTACCGGCACTGGCCTCGAGCGACGATCCGCTGGTTATAGACCTGGTGGACGACGGGAGAGAGGATACATATCAAGCAGAAGAATCGCCGGAGGCATCAGGGGAAATCGATGACAAGGTACTTGTCTGTATCAATGAAAGTACCTCTCAGGAGTTAGCTGCCATAACGGGCATGAAAGAAGACTTACTCAAACCAATCATCGCCAAACGGCCCTTCTACGACCTAATGCAGGCCAGAAGAGTCAATGTCAACAAGAAGCCAGGTGCCCGTAAATCTGCCCGAATCAGCATCGGAGAGACAGTTGTGGATGCCATCCAGGTATTCATGGACGCAGTGACCGCCATTGATCAGGTCGTGACGAAATGTGAGGCCAAGGGCCAAGCAATCAAAGGCGTGTTTGAGACGTGGGACATCAACATGTTTGGTCGGAATAAACGCAGCGCACGATCGACTCCCTCTGAAGATGATGCCCCGCCGACTCCGACAAGCTTGAGTACTACCAAACTTTCAAAACCGCCAATCCCTAGTCAGCCACAGATGATGGACGGCCACTGCGTCATGAAACCCTTCCAGCTTTACGGCTTAAACTGGATGTCGGTCCTCTACAACTACGACATCGGCTGTATTCTAGCTGATGAGATGGGTCTCGGCAAGACCTGCCAGGTCATCTCATTCATGTGCTACCTTGTTGAGGAGTACGAAAACAGTCCCAAGGGAAGACGGCCGTGGCCAAACCTGATTGTGGTGCCTCCCAGTACATACAACAACTGGCTCGGCGAATTCAAGAAATTCGCACCTGAACTCTCCGTAATAGGGTATCGAGGGTCTCAAACGGAACGCATGGAGATTGCCTACGCGGTTGAGCAAGAACCCGAAGCCTATCATGTTGTCCTAGCGACGTACTCACAGATTAATTCGGAAGAGGATATTGGGGCTATGCAGTCATTCGACCTGAACGCTGCCATATTTGATGAGGGACACAAGATGAAGAACCCAGAAACGAAAATTTACAAGGATCTTCGTAGAATCCCATCTGCTTGGAAGATGCTTCTTACGGGTAAGTTCAAATGCAAGCCAGCTATATGAAACAAACGATGTAGCACATCTCAtgaaataaaagacagcagCAGTTTGCTAACGTCCTTTGGCAAACAGGTACCCCAGTTCAGAATAACCTGCTGGAGATGACTTCGCTTCTAAATTTCATCAACCCCAGACTCTTCGATGGTTATATGAACCAAATTCGGTATATTTTCAGCCAAAAGGTGACGATTCGTGATGTTACCAATGGCGCTTTCCTGTATAGTGAACGGGTCAAACGCGCAAGGACAATCCTCGAGCCTTTTATCCTTCAGCGTCGCAAAGACCAGGTATTATCTGACATGCCTCGCAAGATCTGCAACGTCATTCATTGCGACATGCCCGAAGCACAAAAGGACGTCTACGATGAGTACGAAGAATTGTTCAAAATGGAACCATCTCAACGTACCTCACGGGAATCACGCGGTCGACAAAACGATCAGAATAACGTCTGGATACAGCTGCGGAAAGCGGCCTTGCATCCTCTGCTCTTCCGCCGCCATTTTACAGACAAAAAGGTTACGGAGATGGCCAAGATATTAATGGATCGGCTCGATCAGTCTGAACTTCATCAACCTGATATCAAACATCTTATTCAAGAGCTGAAAAATTCGTCTGACTTTGAACTTCATCTTTGGTGTCGCGACTATCCTGGCTTACTGAAGCAATTCGATATTGCACCTACAACAGAACTTGAAAGCGGCAAGATCAGAAAACTTATGGAGTTGATTGAGAAATATCAGAAGAATGGCGATCGCGTCCTCGTCTTTAGCAAGTTTTCACGGATTATTGAGCTCTTGCAAGAAGTGCTTGCGCGTCAAGACATTGACCACCGCGTGCTGATGGGCAACACCAATGTGTCAGACCGACAGACGCTGATTGATGAATTCAACCAAGACCCTAGCATCCCTGTCTTTTTACTGACCACTGGCGCGGGTGGTACTGGCATCAACCTAACGTCAGCCAACAAGGTTATAATCTTTGACCAGTCGGATAATCCTCAAGACGACATCCAGGCAGAGAACCGTGCACACCGTCTTGGACAGAAACGAGACGTGGAGGTGATTCGGCTCATCTCAACACATACCATCGAGGAGCTTATTTACAAGGCCTgccaaaagaaaattgaACTGGCAAACAAGGTTACCGGCGTGATCGAAGAATCCGCTGCGGACGCGAGCAAGAATCTCGAGCAAGAAGTGCGcaagatgatggaagagCAAATGACACCCCCGTAGGACGGACAACGCAGCCCATTCTAGCCACTGCTGAGCATCCAAGTTTGGtcttgtccctttttttgaGAAGAGACAACTTAGAGGGGGTGTTTCGGAAAGATAACAAAATGGTCGGCAGCATGATTGTTGCAATGGCGTTAACGTCTTTGAGCTTGTTTTGGTACTTTattttaacctttttttttttcttttcatcggATGTTGGTCCATCAATTGATGGTCTAATTATTGAGCATACATGCATGATGGAATCACGATATGGACATGGGCCAAAGGGATTCGTTGGTGCATATTCAAAGTGGGTTAGCACCAGACTACccatgccttttcttttcttttaatgaGTAGTATTATTTCTTGGCCCTATTGGGTTGGAAGCAGGTGAACACAGGAGTGAACATAAATGGCCAAATCTCAGCATTGTGGAGTGGCATGGTAGAAAGTACACATATAGAGCGAGATGATGATTTAATATGAGCACGATGAGCTTCCTATATgctttaatattcttttgtGGATTAAAGTGAAGGTGCCTATATGTGTAGGAAATTGTTATCCAATCCACTACCTTTGTTATTCAGCATCCTAACATTGACTAATGTTGCGAATTTGTAGCTATTTCAAACTTTTTCTATGCCTTCTACTTCTCTAAAcattacatatatatgtgtgtgtgtgtgtgtagagagagacaaaatagagagagagagagagagagagagaaacagcAGCACCCATTATTCCTCTTTACTCCTTCCCTAGTCATTCAACTGTAGCCATGTGACAGCATCCAGTCTCATATTGGGATGGCTGGGGAATAGTCCAGTTGGCTGGGCGAATGTGTGAAAGGGAGGCAGGAGAAACAGCCaacctttttatattttgGTGAGAATCAAGCTCCCTTTTACATAGACGGCCCGAGATACTTTGTGCCTCCTAGATAGCTGTATTGATCAGTTTTGCacaggtatttttttttccttctctgtcagaagaaaagagaaaagaaactataagggaaaaaaaaaaaaaaaaagaaaaaagcatgGGACTTAAAAAGCAAACCGAAATCAATTGGAAGCAACACAGTCAAATATAATGcttattctctctctcttctcagtATGAAAACTATTTCCGTTTACTTCTCTCCCTTGAGTAGAAGGGCTATTGATGCAAGAAAGGGTTACATGTAACTCACGCTTTGGCAGCAGAGGCTGGTCGAGAACATGGGGGCGACACTTTTGTTTCAAACAAACACGTGGTTTTCATGGATTTGGTTAAAGAGGATGCATAGAcgggcctttttttctttttccacacAGTCCTTGCATGATTGATTCAGTGCCACCGATTTTATTACTAGGCTAGAATACCTAGTCCTTTGTCAGTTGAGTTGGGGATACGTCAcacgaggaaga
It encodes:
- the VMA21 gene encoding vacuolar ATPase assembly integral membrane protein vma21 (EggNog:ENOG41~TransMembrane:2 (i34-55o67-86i)) yields the protein MATRRIVSSEKTILEKDDTAEEKSNISPAVPKDVIFKLLGFSAAMIIVPIGSYFATVHTVFNGNSSLAGGLAAVLANVVLISYIIVAMKEDQTESKPESKKTQ
- a CDS encoding uncharacterized protein (EggNog:ENOG41), whose protein sequence is MAAPASKQRPFPSPTQQAVSHSEQHQRNNSGRFSFLSDKGRKNSVTNKIDLHETHAEKDSRRLHSKADPTLAMNEAEPSVEAVMTASSLSPLRSIQHKDAYGNVIADPDLSNPTRNRWERPLDTIRSFEAAIEGDYARRSMYRSDTDPSANFSRRNSYYRPNQPRFPQDSYYGSRAASFREGSQYEAPGLASGRNSYYDNQNYNNNNGGYYTTSAGPSGYNRNQGGYGRPSRERAPKMPSDSHLRSYGREQNVYPLPHKDRSYETVTSAAASGNSDPAGYQTDPTSSDNSSIHRTSPAKRVNERVNERVNDYGIAFSQSQSYKAPALTVNLTPPSNGNNLPTPPNASYQNPLPTIPRKQVSTLKRQVSTTPSGGEKRKSWFARRFSKNS